GATGATGCCCGCCTGCCATCGCCAAGGCGAAGTGACCGAGCAGCTGCCCGGCGCCGAGAGCGGCGATCAGTAGACCGGTCTTGACCGAGCGCGTCTGCGGGTTCAGCCCACCGACGGCCGCACCGAGGGCCGCGCACAGCAACACCAACACGATCAGCGGGCTGCTCGTCGGGGCCATGCCGCCGGCCGCGGTGTGCGCCACGGTTGCGGTCAGTCCCGAGCACGCACCGACCAAACCACCGCGCAGACGCGCGGCTTGTTCGGCTGACGTGCTCACCCGCGGAACCTTACCGTGCGCCTGAGCTGGGCTTCCGGCCTCGAGCCCTAGAGTTGGGCGCCGTGGGTGCCCAGGCATACGAGCAGTACGAAGTGATCGCCGATGAGTACGCCCGGACGTTCCCCAACGGGTTCGAATCCCGGCCCCTCGATCGCGCGATCCTGCACTCCTTCGCGGAGCTGGCGGTGCGGTCCGGCGGCACGCGGGCCCTCGACGTGGGATGCGGGCCCGGCCAGGCCGCCGCCGAGCTGGCCTCCTGCGGGCTGCGCACCGAAGGTGTCGACGGCTCTGCGGCGATGATCGCCCTCGCCCGGCAACAGTGGCCGGAGGTGCGGTTTCAGACCGCCGACATGTTCGACCTGCCGTTCGAGGCGGAGACGTTCGACGCGGTGTGCGCGTGGTACTCGATCATCCACACGCCGGGCGAGGCACTGCCCGAGCTGTTCGCGGAGTACCGCCGCGTCCTGACCGATCCGGGTTGGCTGCTGCTGGCGTTCCAGACCGAGGGCGAGACGGCGGTCTACGACCAGGCCTTCGGCCGGGACGTGAATCTGACCTTCCTGCGACACGACACCGCCATGGTGTGCGACGCCCTGGAACGGTCGGGCTTCACCGTGTACGCCACGACCAAGCGGGCGCGGCAGGCGCAGCTGGATGAGCCCACGGCCCAGGCCATGGTCATCGCGCATGCTCGCGACGTCAAAGATCACTCTTGACTTATATAAGCGCCAGCTTTTAGTCTGATCTCGTGCACGCCTTCGACATCCTCGGAGATCCGGTGCGCAGGCGGATCCTGGAGCTCATCCAAACCGACGAGCTGTCATCCGGGGCCATCACCGAGGTGATCCGCGCCGAGTTCGACATCAGCCAGCCGGCGGTGTCCCAGCATCTCAAGGTGTTGCGGGACAACGGTTTCGCCAGCGTCCGGGCCGCAGGCACGCGTCGCCTGTACCGCGTCGACACCGGACCGTTGCGTGAGGTCGACCAGTGGCTGGAGCGGTTTCGGCGCAACTGGACACCGCACCTGGACGCACTGGCGACCGAGATCGCACGGGGCAAGCGGGAACGACGCAGAACCACGAACAAGGAGACCTCCCCATGATCGACGTCCAGCAGCAACTCAACTCCGTGCGCCGCAGGGTGGGCCGCAAGACGTTCGAGGCCCGCGAAGCGCGCGTCGTGAGCGTCAGCCAGACCTACGACACCGATGCCGCCGATCTGTGGGATGCCTGCACCAGCATCGAGCGGATCCCCCGCTGGTTCCTGCCGATCACCGGCGACCTGCAGGTGGGCGGCCGATTCCAGTTGGAGGGCAATGCGGCCGGTGAGGTGCTGAGCTGCGACCCGCCACGAACCTTCACGACGACGTGGGAGTCCATGGGAGCGACCAGTTGGGTCGAGGTCACGATCACCGAAGCCGGTGAGAACCGGGCCACCTTCACGCTCGACCACATCATGCACTCCGGCGACGACGACGAGTTCTGGTTGCAGTTCGGGCCGGGAGCCGTCGGAGTCGGTTGGGACTCCGGGCTTCTCGGCCTCGCCGGCTACCTCAGCGGCGGGGACCGCATCACTCCGGAGGAGGGCGCGGCCTGGGCGGCCGGCGACGAAGGCCGCGCGTTCATGACCGCGGCGAGCGAACTCTGGTACCAGGCGGACCTGGCCGCCGGCGAGGACCCGGCACAGGCCCGCGCCGCGGCGGACCGTACCGCTGCGGCCTACACCGCCACCTGAGCCGGGCCGTACCCTGTCGTTGTGCCCGACCTCCACCCGAACCTGACCGTGCTGGCTCCGCTGCTCGGTACCTGGGCCGGTCCCGGGGCGGGCGAGTATCCGACGATCGACTCGTTCGAGTACCTCGAGGAGATCACCTTCGGCCACGTCGGCAAGCCGTTCCTGACCTACAGCCAGCGCACCAGGGCCCGCGACGACGGCCGGCCGCTGCACGCCGAGACCGGGTACCTCCGGGTCCCGGCGCCCGGCCGGGTCGAATGGGTGCTGGCGCATCCGACCGGCATCACCGAGATCCAGGAGGGCACGGTGCGCGTCGAAGACGGGCGCATCGACATGGAGCTGGCCGCGACCACCATCGGGCTGACCGCAACAGCCAAAAACGTTGCGGCACTGTCACGCTCCGTCCGCGTCGCCGGCGATCAGCTGACGTACGACCTGCAGATGGGTGCTGTCGGTCAGCCACTGCAACACCACCTTTCCGCGACCCTGACCAGGAAGAGCGAATGAGCCAACCAGCACCGACCGGCAAGATCGCCCTCCCGTCGGACCTCGACTCGGTCACCGACATCGGCGAAGAGGACCATTCGGAGATCGACCCGTTGGCAATCGAGCGGATCTGGGAATCGGTCCGGTACTGGTACGGGTCCGGCCTGCATC
Above is a window of Mycolicibacterium boenickei DNA encoding:
- a CDS encoding SRPBCC family protein, coding for MIDVQQQLNSVRRRVGRKTFEAREARVVSVSQTYDTDAADLWDACTSIERIPRWFLPITGDLQVGGRFQLEGNAAGEVLSCDPPRTFTTTWESMGATSWVEVTITEAGENRATFTLDHIMHSGDDDEFWLQFGPGAVGVGWDSGLLGLAGYLSGGDRITPEEGAAWAAGDEGRAFMTAASELWYQADLAAGEDPAQARAAADRTAAAYTAT
- a CDS encoding class I SAM-dependent methyltransferase, which codes for MGAQAYEQYEVIADEYARTFPNGFESRPLDRAILHSFAELAVRSGGTRALDVGCGPGQAAAELASCGLRTEGVDGSAAMIALARQQWPEVRFQTADMFDLPFEAETFDAVCAWYSIIHTPGEALPELFAEYRRVLTDPGWLLLAFQTEGETAVYDQAFGRDVNLTFLRHDTAMVCDALERSGFTVYATTKRARQAQLDEPTAQAMVIAHARDVKDHS
- a CDS encoding peroxynitrite isomerase, whose amino-acid sequence is MPDLHPNLTVLAPLLGTWAGPGAGEYPTIDSFEYLEEITFGHVGKPFLTYSQRTRARDDGRPLHAETGYLRVPAPGRVEWVLAHPTGITEIQEGTVRVEDGRIDMELAATTIGLTATAKNVAALSRSVRVAGDQLTYDLQMGAVGQPLQHHLSATLTRKSE
- a CDS encoding ArsR/SmtB family transcription factor is translated as MHAFDILGDPVRRRILELIQTDELSSGAITEVIRAEFDISQPAVSQHLKVLRDNGFASVRAAGTRRLYRVDTGPLREVDQWLERFRRNWTPHLDALATEIARGKRERRRTTNKETSP